AGTGTGAAGATGTAAGCGAACAAAGTCATTCCGTGGGCCGATCAAACGTCACGCAGTCGCAGCACCGATTGGCGCGCACGCGCCAGAAAATCATTTTTCGTTTCCCCTTGCTCCAGCCAGATCGGAGGGCCAAATACGACGCGACTTAACATCGGCACCGGCAGGTATTCGCCGCGCGGCAAGATGCGGTTCATATTGTCCATGTAGACGGGAACCAATTCCAGGTCAGGTCGCTTCTTATTCAGATAATAGATGCCGCTTTTGAAGCCGCGAATCTCGCCGCTATCGCTATGACCGCGCGTTCCTTCCGGAAAGACGATCAGCGAATATTGGTCGCCGATTTCGCGAATCATCAAGTCGACCGGGCTTTGGTGAACTTTGATTTTGTCGCGATCAATCAGCATCGCATTCAGCGAACGGGCCAGATGACGACGGAACCAACCACGCGACCAATAGTCTTTGGCTGCGATCGGACGTGTGACCCGACGAACGTCTGGAGGCAGCGACGCCCAAATCACGATCGGATCAAGATGGCTCGTATGATTCGCAAAATAGACCCGCTGACACGTGTCAGGTTGGCAGTCGACCCAGCGCACGCTGGGGCCTGCGAATACCTTCGCCAGCGCCGCCAGAAATGGTGCAGTGAGATTCAGGTCCACGGCAAAAATTCAGGCGGCTAATCCATCTACCGCCGATCACGATAAGGGAAATGTCGACGCCTCTATCGTATCGCGCGGCGCCCGGTTCCGATAGTCCGCTCGCCCGGCGTAAGGTCTGTAATTGAGGGAGGTTACGCAGTAGATGCAGGTATTTCGGCATATCCAGAGCGAGAGCTCATTGCTGCGGATTCCGGGTATTTCGCCGCATAAACCGACTCGATCAGTGATTCGTAGCCGTCGACCATCGTTTCCAGAGAGCCGTAGCGGATCGCTTTGTCACGCGCTGACTTCCCCATTTGCCGCATTCGAGTGGGATCCAAAAGCAACTGCTGCAGCGCTGCGGTGACGGCCGCCAGGTCGCTGGCCGGGTAAAGCAGGCCGTTGGCGCCTTCGTCAACCGCTTGCGGAATGCTGCCGACACGCGGAGCGACGATCGGCAGTTCGACCGACATCGCTTCGAGGATCGAAACGGGACTTGCTTCGTTTTTCGAGGTGAGCGCAAACAGATCGCAGGCGGCCAACAGCTCGGGGATATCGCTTCGGCTGCCGGTTAGAATCACTTGACGCTCAACGTTTAACTCGCGACATTTCGCTTCGATCGCGGGGCGCTCGGGACCATCGCCGACGATCAAAAAACGAGCTTCCGGCGCCGTTTCCAAAACTTTCGCCGCCGCCGTCACGAACAAGCGATGATCTTTTTCGGGACGCAGCGCCGCGACGATGCCGCAAACAGGAGCGGTCTCGGTGATTTGCAACTCGCGGCGCAATTTGCGCCGCGCTTCGACGTGAGGTCGGAAGCGAGCGGTATCGATACCGTTGCGAATGACGACCACTTTGGCGGGCGGAAAGCCTTCGACTTCGACCAGATGTTTGCCGTGAGGATCCGCAACTCCGATAAAACGATCGGTGACGCCGGTCAAACGACGATTGAGCCAATTGATCGAATCGGGCCACCCGGTCGAATGGATCGCCGAAGCGATCACCGGCACGCCGGCCAAGTAAGCGGCCAGGCGCCCCCAAAACATTTTGTCGCCTGCGCCGACCGTGACGATCGCGTCGATCTGACGAAAACGAAAGAGCTCAATCATCCGCGGCAAGACCCGCAGATCGTACTTGCCGCTCAGCAAATGTTCAAAGGTAGGGATCTCGAGGCTTAGTTCTTCTCCCAGTGGGCCGCGCTCTTTGGTGCAGCACAACTCGGGCGAAAAGCGAGTTCGATCCAGTCGGCGAATCAGGTTGACCAACAACGTTTCGGCGCCGCCAACCGGCATGCTGGTGGTGATAAACATCACGCGCAGCGGGCCGCGACGGTGGAGCGGTTTGCGGACGTAGCGGCTCATGACGCATCTCCTCGACTAGCGGTCTTGTCGCCGCTGACATAACGTTTGCGGAGCATCGCGATTCCATCCACGATCTGTTGTTTTTCGTTGTTCGACAAAATCGTATGGCCGAGCCAGGCTTGCCAGACGCAGACGATCCAGATCGGCGCTGCGATCAGCAGGCCAAAGCCCAATGTCATCGGCAGCAGGACCGCCATCCATGTCGACGAGTCGACTTCCATGCCTAACCGTTTGCAAAGGCTGAGTCCGACGCAAAAGGTGATTCCGTTTGAGACGGCGGTCGCCAGGACGGCGCCTTCCAGTCCCAACCGCGGCAACAGCAAAAAGTTCAAGCAGATATTGAAGGCCAATCCGACGGCGTACAGAAGGCTGACATGCTCCGCTTTCTCGGCGCAGTAGAGGTACAGCAATGTCAAACCGCCGATGCTGCTCCAGGCGCAAGAGGCGACCGTCCACGGTAGCACCGCCAAACCGCCGTCATACTTGCCGTTGAAGACGACGGAAAACAGCCAAGGCGCCGCAAACAGGATCACCACGCCGCCGCCGGTAAAAACCAGGGAGCCAAGCTTGACGATCAGATTGGAACTTTCGCCCACTTCGCGTCGTCGGCCTGCTTCCCAATCGGCCGAAAGATGCGGCAACAACACGCCGATCACCAGGCCGGCGACCGAAGCCATCAGCCAAGGGACGACCCGGCTACTGTGATAGTTGGCGACTTCCGCCGCCGCTTGCTCTGGCGAAAAACCGCCGAAGTGGACGATCATGTAACGATCAACCACCAGGAACAAATTCGACAGCAGATTCGCGACCCACATCCAGGCCGCGAACGGAGCCAGCTTCGCCCAAAATTCGCGATTGGTCGAGATTTCGGTTTCGCTGGGGAGCAAGTGATATTTGCTGAGCAAGAAGAACCCGCCGAGCACGAACGTCACGGCGCAGGCGATCCCATACGAAAGGATCACCGCCATCG
The nucleotide sequence above comes from Blastopirellula sp. J2-11. Encoded proteins:
- a CDS encoding lysophospholipid acyltransferase family protein — its product is MNLTAPFLAALAKVFAGPSVRWVDCQPDTCQRVYFANHTSHLDPIVIWASLPPDVRRVTRPIAAKDYWSRGWFRRHLARSLNAMLIDRDKIKVHQSPVDLMIREIGDQYSLIVFPEGTRGHSDSGEIRGFKSGIYYLNKKRPDLELVPVYMDNMNRILPRGEYLPVPMLSRVVFGPPIWLEQGETKNDFLARARQSVLRLRDV
- a CDS encoding lipopolysaccharide biosynthesis protein, with product MSAGATSASNSVSTAKQTTISATPLAESLVLLAVLTVVQRLVGFVRGVLFCRWLSPEQLGQWDLLFGFLMLAGPLVVLGVPGTFGRYVEYYNQRQQLRTFLKRTGIVSLVLAIIGCVSLVIWNREAAQMLFNETTSYNTIVAAAITLAAVVGFNYLIELFIGMRQMRVVSILQFVNSLIFAVVGLGLIQFWEATSMAVILSYGIACAVTFVLGGFFLLSKYHLLPSETEISTNREFWAKLAPFAAWMWVANLLSNLFLVVDRYMIVHFGGFSPEQAAAEVANYHSSRVVPWLMASVAGLVIGVLLPHLSADWEAGRRREVGESSNLIVKLGSLVFTGGGVVILFAAPWLFSVVFNGKYDGGLAVLPWTVASCAWSSIGGLTLLYLYCAEKAEHVSLLYAVGLAFNICLNFLLLPRLGLEGAVLATAVSNGITFCVGLSLCKRLGMEVDSSTWMAVLLPMTLGFGLLIAAPIWIVCVWQAWLGHTILSNNEKQQIVDGIAMLRKRYVSGDKTASRGDAS
- a CDS encoding glycosyltransferase, which codes for MSRYVRKPLHRRGPLRVMFITTSMPVGGAETLLVNLIRRLDRTRFSPELCCTKERGPLGEELSLEIPTFEHLLSGKYDLRVLPRMIELFRFRQIDAIVTVGAGDKMFWGRLAAYLAGVPVIASAIHSTGWPDSINWLNRRLTGVTDRFIGVADPHGKHLVEVEGFPPAKVVVIRNGIDTARFRPHVEARRKLRRELQITETAPVCGIVAALRPEKDHRLFVTAAAKVLETAPEARFLIVGDGPERPAIEAKCRELNVERQVILTGSRSDIPELLAACDLFALTSKNEASPVSILEAMSVELPIVAPRVGSIPQAVDEGANGLLYPASDLAAVTAALQQLLLDPTRMRQMGKSARDKAIRYGSLETMVDGYESLIESVYAAKYPESAAMSSRSGYAEIPASTA